TTCCTGAATTGTCCTTATGTCATAGCCGTTCTCCAGCAAATGTGTGGCAAAACTGTGCCTTAATGTATGAATAGAAGCCTGCTTAGTTATACCTGCCTTTCCAACCGCATCTTTGAATGCCTTTTGAAGTGATGCCGGATGCATATGATGCCTTCTAATGATATGCGAACGAGGGTCTATTGAAAGCGACTTTGAAGGAAAGAGCCAGAACCAGCCCCAT
The nucleotide sequence above comes from Nitrospirota bacterium. Encoded proteins:
- a CDS encoding tyrosine-type recombinase/integrase; amino-acid sequence: WGWFWLFPSKSLSIDPRSHIIRRHHMHPASLQKAFKDAVGKAGITKQASIHTLRHSFATHLLENGYDIRTIQELLGHKNLQTTMIYTHVASRNILGVRSPLDK